GTTTTATCTATGTGTGGGTCACGACGTATTAAACGCCTGTTATGCCTTTTTCAACAGCACCCAGGCACGGGTGCCTGTTCTTTCCGTACGGTTTTGCAGGAAAAACTGTCCCTGATGTAGTTGGGTGATGCGGCTGACGATACTCAGCCCCAGGCCAATTCCGCCATAACGGCTGTCCATCCGCACGAACGCTTCGCTTAGCTTCCCGCATTTGCTTTCATCAATACCCGGCCCCTCGTCTTCGACCGCCATAATAGCGTCGGGGTCGGCGCTAATGTGGATAGTGATATGGGTTCCTTCAGGGCTATAGCGATGCGCGTTTTCCACCAGATTTCGCAACAGCATACGCAGTAACGTCGCATCACCGCGCACCACCACGTCCGCCGCGCTTTCCGGCAGCAACAGAGTTTGCTGGCGCGTTTCCAGCATGGTGTTCAGCTCATCGTAGGAGGGGAGGATCACATCTTCCAGCAGTTTTACTTCCTGATAATTCCCGGAAGAGAATGACTGGCCCACGCGCGCCAGTTGCAGAAGCTGGGAGACGCTATCCATCATCTGGTCAAGACGGGCGATAAGCGGCGCGACATCAACATTGTGGGTTTTTGACAATAATTCCAGGTGCAAACGCACCCCCGACAGCGGCGTGCGTAGCTCATGGGCCACATCGGCGGTAAAAAGGCGTTCATTGTCGAGCGTGGTGGTCAAACGCGTAACCAGTTGATTGATCGCCGAGACGACGGACTCAATCTCAAGCGTGGAGCTGTGAATGGCGATCGGCGCCAGATTATCCGCCGTCCGCGCTTCCAGCTCTTTTTGCAGTTCGGCGAGCGGACGGGTAATACGCCGTACCGCCTGGTAACAAATTAGCAGCGTCAGGCTAACCATAAATACGCCGGGGACGATCAGGCTGGCGACCGCCTCGCGAATTTCGTGCATGATATGGCGATCGTTGTTGCGATTATCCCGCAGCGCCTGCTCGAACAATTGGATTTGCTCAGTGCTTTCATGCCATAACCAGAAGGTACTGATTAACTGGAACACCAGCAGAATAAGACCAATTGTCAGCATTAAACGCTGGCGAAGGGTCATCGCTCTTCGCTGAAAACGCATCAGGCTCACTTAGCTTTCCTCAGTGGCAACCAGCATGTAGCCAAACCCGCGAACCGTGCGAATGCGCGACTTGCCGACTTTGTCGCGCAAATTATGTATATGCACTTCCAGAGTGTTGGTCGAGGGTTCGTTATCCCAGTTGTAGATATCGTTATAAAGAATTTCCCGGTGCACCGGACTGCCTGCCTTGAGCATCAACCGTGAGAGCAACGCGTACTCCTTAGGCGTCAGGGTCAGTTCCTGTCCATCCCTCCATGCCTGATGGCGGCCTATATTGAGCGTCAGATTGCCAACCGTCAGTTCACTTTCACCCTGGTTATTATGGCGGCGCAGCAGCGCGCGGATGCGGGCGTGCAGCTCCTCCAGGGCGAAGGGTTTAACCAGATAATCATCTGCGCCGACATCCAGCCCGGTAATGCGGTCATTGAGCGTATCGCGGGCGGTCAGAATGAGTACCGGCAGGGTATATTTTTTCTGTCGGATTCGCGTCAGGAAATGCAGGCCATCCTCATCGGGCAGCCCTAAATCCAGCACCATCAGACTGTAATGACCAGACTCCAGACTATGCTCGGCGGCACGCGCTGTCGAAACGCCATCACACGCATAGCCTTCGGTTTGCGCGGCGAGTATTAACCCCTGTAATAATAGCGTGTCGTCTTCAACAATCAGTATCTTCATTCGCTTAGTCTCCTGCACGGTTGCAGAATATCATCTGCGGCCTGGTAATACGTCGTTTGTACGCCGGTTAATCCCAGCATGGTTGAGAAAAGATTGTCCTGTGAATAATCCAGCGTGCTCGCCCGTTTTTGCAGGCAGGCCTGATCCACCTGATAACGCTGTTGATAATCTTTAGAAAGCCAAATGAGCATCGGGACATGTTTTTGCGTATCCGGCGCAATGGAATACGGCAAACCGTGTAAATAAACGCCATTTTCACCCAATGATTCGCCGTGATCGGAAAGATAGACCAGGCTGGTGGTGAATTTATCCTGATGAGATTTCAGCAGGTTAATGGCTTTATCTACAATATAGTCCACGTACAGCACGGTATTATCATAGGTGTTGATCAACTGCTCTTGGGAACAGTTCTGAATTTCGTTAGTGTCACAGGTTGGGGTAAATTTTTTAAACTGCGGTGGATAACGGTTGTAATAGGTTGGGCCGTGGCTGCCGATGGTATGTAATACAATAACGCCATCGCCTTTCAAATGGTCGATATAGTCTTCCAGACCGTGAAATAACACTTCATCGTAGCACTCGCCGTCGATACATTGTCCGGGCAGGTTTAGCTCGGTGACATTTTGATGCGGAACGCGATCGCATGCGCCTTTACAGCCGCCGTCATTATCATTCCACAGTACGTTAATCCCCGCGCGCTGGATAATATCCAGCAGCCCTTCCTGGTGATGCGCCAGCTCTTCGTCATAATGTTTGCGCGGCATATCAGAAAACATGCAGGGAACGGAGATCGCGGTCGCCGTACCGCAAGAGGTGGTATGCGGGAAGTAGATCACATCGTCTTTCGCCAGCCGCGGATTGGTGTCGCGCGGATAGCCGCCAAGAGAGAAATCATCGCCGCGCGAGGTTTCGCCAACGATGAGAATCGTCAGGTTTTTGCGATCGCCTTTCAGCATTAATGGATTGCGATGGGCATCCTCGCCAATGCGTACCAGCGGCAAATTCGCCAGCCGTTGATGTGAATACCATGACCAACTGGCGACAATACTGTTCGATGGGCTTAATGCTTTGATCAACTGTTTATTATTTCGAAATAACGAGGCGTAATCTTTATAGAAAAAGGCGGCGACCAGAATAACTAATAAAATAGAGATCAGGACGCTGGCCAGGCGGTAAAGCCCGCTACGTAAGCGCGGCGTCGCCGGACGGATTTTGACCCAGAAGGCAATCACGGCTGCCAGAACGCCGCTTAATCCCAGCGTCAGCACCATTTGCGGCGTCATCAGCGCAAAGGTTTCCGCGGGCGTGGTATCCATCATATTGGCGATCATGGAGCGATCGATGATGATGCCGTAAGTCAAAATAAAATACTGCGCGGCAGCGCCGACCAGAATAAAAACGCAGGCCAGCAGTCGGTTTAGCCAAATAAATGAGGCCAGCGTCAGCACACTATTGACCACGCTAAACGCGACGACCGGCATGGAAATAAACACCAGCACATTGCGCAGCGAGTTTAACGGTAGGTCTTGTAGTACCTGCTTGTAGAACGCAATGTTCAGGCAGACGGCAATATAAAAGGAAAAAAGCAGAAGCCAGGCGATTTGCCCAAGAACAGGTCTTTTAAGAAAGCGCTTTAACATGTTGATGCGTCCATCGATTCGGTGACGCTAATCGTGACAAAGTAAAATTAAGTGAACCTTAAGAACTTAATGTTGGTGGCGGCCGGATAACCTGCGCTATCCGGCCTGTTGCGATAACATTAACTACACGTGGTCAATCCTGTTTAACCGGCGCATCCAGCGGATACGGGTTTTTGTGAATGCGGTTGTAGTTCAACGCATACAGCGCGGTGATCACCATCAACGTGACGAACGACCACATCACTTCTTTGGCGCCGGAACCGATGACCGCCCAGATGCAATACACAAACGCGACGAAGGTAATCAGCAGATACAGCGGGCGCGCTTTACCAAAGTGACCGTGGCCCAACAGTAACAGCGCGGCACAGGTGTAAAGATAAGGCACCAGGGTGAAGATAACCGACACGGAGGAGACCAGACCAAACTCTTTCGCGGCGTTCGGCGACATACTGCTGAACTGGAAGATAGTCATCAGCACGCCGACGATAAGCAACCCAGCCACTGGCGTACCGGCTTTATTAACCCGTGCGAAGATTGGCGGGAAGAGACCATCGTCCGCCGCCGCTTTTGCGGTTTGACCGGCAAGCAGCGTCCAGCCGCCGAGAGAGCCCAGGCAACCTGCTGCCGCACAGAAGGAAACAATAGCCCCTGCGGTATCGCCCAGCGCCATACGCGCCGCGTCACCGAAAGGCGATGCCGACACGCGCAGCGCCGCGTTGGGGATCATCCCCATAATCGCCGTTGTGGAGAGCACATAGCAGACGGCGGCGATCAGTACCCCGCCGATGGTGGCGATAGGCACATTGCGTTTCGGGTTTTTGACCACACCGGCCGCAACGGAGGCACTTTCTACCCCGATGAATGACCACAGCGTAACGTTCAACGTGCTTTGAATCGCGCCGAAGGTATTCATGCCGCTCACGTTCCAGGCCGCCATATAGGTTTCGCCTTTAAACCAGAACCAGCCGAAGACCGCAATCCCTACGATAGGCACCAGCGCCAGTACGGTGGCGACGGCCTGTACGCGGGTAATCATTTTCGGCCCGACGATGTTCAGCAGCACAAAAATCCACAGCACCGCGACGCAGGTAAGCGTTAATACCAGTGGATCTTTCAGAATTGGGAAGAAATAGCTCAGATAGCCGACGCCGATAACGACCATCGCGATATTACCGATCCAGCATGCCAGCCAGTACAGCACGTTCGTTTGATAGCCCAAAAACGGCCCGAAGCAGCGGCGTGCGTAGGCATAGGAACCGCCGGGACTGGGATCTAAGGACGACATTTTGGCATAAACCATCGACAGCGCCAGGGCGCCGATGATAGTGACCAGCCATCCGTAGATTGCAATCCCGCCAGTGGCCGCCAGGTTAGCAGGGAGTAAGAATACCCCTGAACCCATAATATTCCCCGATACCATTAAGGTGACGGGGATTAGGCCCACTTTGTGAGCATCAGCATCCGAAGACATAATTTGGACTCCTGAAAAGGTGACTTCGTTACGATAAATTACGTCGTATCATACCCCCTCAGAATGCCGCTGAATTATGTCGGAGACGGGTTATCGCCAATGCTGCTATTATCGTGTCTTATCGTTGAGTGTAGAAAAATTAGGCAGCCGATCGTTCCCGATGTTGGCTAACATAATGCAGGGGGGTCATACCATAAAACTCTTTAAACACGGAAATAAAGTACGATGTGCTGTTATACCCACACAGCTGTGAGACTTGAGAGATATTCTTTCCGTCCATTAATAATTGGTTTACGGCATAACGCATTCGGCAGGTCGTGATTATTTGGCTATAACTGGTATTCTCGTTTTTGAGCTTTTTCTTTAACAAGCTTGGACTCAGGCACAGGCAACTGGCAACGGCGCTCAGATTCCAGTCTTTATGAATATCGCTCTGAATGATGTGGTAAACGCTGTCACTGATGCGGCTGCGCAGCATGTGCATTAACAAAGAAATAAATTTTTTGTGGTCAAGAAAGCGGGATAAAACGGTGAAAAGGAGCGCACGGGTACGTTCACTAACAATTTCATCCGGTGCTTCCATCGCGCTGTAGCGGGCGGCGACCCTGAAGATATCCGGCGTCAGACAGTTGGCGGTCAATAAGGGATCGGCGTTGCGTTGCCAGACGGGAAGGTGTGAGAGATCTTTATTCAGGAATTGTAAATAGTCTTTAATATTATTGCGACTCACTTGTATTACTAGCACGCTATTTAATGATGAAATGTCAATAACGTTATTTTCACAAGCCAGAATGGCCATATGATTCGCTTTTAAGCTGATTGGCTCCTTACCATTTACTCGTAACCATGTATCTTTTTCGGTTAATAACACTATGCAAGGTTCGTTGCTGCAAATCCTCATACCCGAACTCCTGGAATATGAACATAAAAGACCGGATCTCGCCAAACGGGAGAGATAACGGGGACTGAGTCAATTGTGTGATGAATTGAAACTGCACTAAAATAACTTTCCTGAATAATATTACAATATTTGTACGATGAATTAGGGTGTACAAAAAGTTGTACGCGAGTGGAAACTTGTCATTTTTGTATAAAAAAAGCGCGGGATGGGGCCCGCGCAAAAAGGTATGACAGTATTATTGTTTTGCAGCAATACTCAGGGAATACATGCCATCCTCAAAAAAAAGACTCTTTGTGATTAGGCTTTCACGCACATAACGTGATATACGCCATCAATAATTTCCGTGCCTTCGGTTTCATGCTCAAAGCCAGGGAAGTGATGATCCCAGGATTGCAGTGAGCGTAAGTAACCCACCTGCGGACTGTTTTCATCGCCAAAGTTTTCGCCGGAGAGCAGCATCGGGATGCCTGGCGGGTAAGGAATAACGGAGTTCGCCGCAATGCGACCCGGTAGATTTTCAATCGCCACCATTTCAATATTGTTGTTCACAATCGCGTTGTAGGCGTCGCGCGGGGTAATCTCCGCAACCGGCAGGGTGGAATAGGCGGCGTTGAGACGGGCGCCCGGGTTATTTTCACGTAGCCAGGCAAACATTTTATCGCCCAGGTCATGAATACCCATGTTCGCGTAAGTGTCAGGATAATCCTGCACCAGTTCCGGCATCACCTGCGCCAGCGGCGTATTCGCGTCGTAATGATGTTTGAAGGAGCACAGCGTGTTGATCAGCGTTCCCCATTTCCCGCGAGTTACCCCCATAGAGAACAGGAACATAATCTGAAAGTCGGTGGTGCGGGTCGGCACGATACCGTGGCGGCCAAGCCATGCTGTGACCAGCGCAGCAGGTACGCCGGATGCTTCCAGTTCGCCATCGTCGCCCATACCCGGCGCCAGGATACTGACTTTAATCGGGTCCAGCATACTCCAGTTATCCGGCAGGTCTTTAAAGCCGTGCCAGGTTTCCCCGGGGCGCATGACCCAGCAGTTCTGGTCAGTGGCTAGCAGTTTTGCCGGCGCGTCGGCGAAGTCATACGTTTTACCGGTTTGTGGATCGGTGACGACGTCCTTATTCCACGGTTTAAAGAACCAGTCGCCTTCATCGGTAAACTCTTTATAAAGACGCGCCATCGCCTGACGGAAATCAACCGCTTCGTCAATCACCTCTTGAGTCAGGGACAGGCCGCTGTTACCGTCCATCATCGATACCGCCACATCGTTGGATGCGCAGATGGCATATAACGGAGAGGTGGTGGCATGCATCATATAGGCCTGGTTGAAGCGGGAGAAATTCACCGCGCCACGGCCTTCACGGACGTGAATGTAGGAAGCTTGTGAAAGCGCATTCAGTAGTTTGTGCGTGGAGTGGGTGGCAAACACGGTCGGACCGTTATGGTCGCCTGGCTCGCCGCGCATCGCGTAGTGATCGCAATAAATCGGGTTGAAGCGCGCATAGCCGTACCATGCTTCGTCGAAGTGAATGCGATCGCTGGTTTTTGCCAGCAGATCCTGCGCCTCTTTGGCGTTATAGCATACGCCGTCATAGGTACAGTTGGTCACTACGCTGTAAGACGGTTTCTGTCCGGCTTTAGTTTTGGTCAGCGGGCTGGCGCTGATTTTTTTCTGCAAGGTTTCAGGCTGCATTTCCTGCGGGTAGATTGGCCCAATAATGCCGTAACGGTTACGGCTTGGCACCATATATACCGGTTTGGCCCCAGTGAGGATCAGCCCCTGCTCGATGGATTTATGGCAGTTACGATCCAGTACAACGACATCA
This DNA window, taken from Salmonella enterica subsp. enterica serovar Typhimurium str. LT2, encodes the following:
- the basS gene encoding sensory kinase in two-component regulatory system with BasR (sensor protein BASS/PMRB. (SW:BASS_SALTY)), which produces MRFQRRAMTLRQRLMLTIGLILLVFQLISTFWLWHESTEQIQLFEQALRDNRNNDRHIMHEIREAVASLIVPGVFMVSLTLLICYQAVRRITRPLAELQKELEARTADNLAPIAIHSSTLEIESVVSAINQLVTRLTTTLDNERLFTADVAHELRTPLSGVRLHLELLSKTHNVDVAPLIARLDQMMDSVSQLLQLARVGQSFSSGNYQEVKLLEDVILPSYDELNTMLETRQQTLLLPESAADVVVRGDATLLRMLLRNLVENAHRYSPEGTHITIHISADPDAIMAVEDEGPGIDESKCGKLSEAFVRMDSRYGGIGLGLSIVSRITQLHQGQFFLQNRTERTGTRAWVLLKKA
- the basR gene encoding response regulator in two-component regulatory system with BasS (OmpR family; transcriptional regulatory protein BASR/PMRA. (SW:BASR_SALTY)) gives rise to the protein MKILIVEDDTLLLQGLILAAQTEGYACDGVSTARAAEHSLESGHYSLMVLDLGLPDEDGLHFLTRIRQKKYTLPVLILTARDTLNDRITGLDVGADDYLVKPFALEELHARIRALLRRHNNQGESELTVGNLTLNIGRHQAWRDGQELTLTPKEYALLSRLMLKAGSPVHREILYNDIYNWDNEPSTNTLEVHIHNLRDKVGKSRIRTVRGFGYMLVATEES
- the yjdB gene encoding putative integral membrane protein (hypothetical 61.6 Kda protein in basS/pmrA-adiY intergenic region. (SW:YJDB_SALTY)), coding for MLKRFLKRPVLGQIAWLLLFSFYIAVCLNIAFYKQVLQDLPLNSLRNVLVFISMPVVAFSVVNSVLTLASFIWLNRLLACVFILVGAAAQYFILTYGIIIDRSMIANMMDTTPAETFALMTPQMVLTLGLSGVLAAVIAFWVKIRPATPRLRSGLYRLASVLISILLVILVAAFFYKDYASLFRNNKQLIKALSPSNSIVASWSWYSHQRLANLPLVRIGEDAHRNPLMLKGDRKNLTILIVGETSRGDDFSLGGYPRDTNPRLAKDDVIYFPHTTSCGTATAISVPCMFSDMPRKHYDEELAHHQEGLLDIIQRAGINVLWNDNDGGCKGACDRVPHQNVTELNLPGQCIDGECYDEVLFHGLEDYIDHLKGDGVIVLHTIGSHGPTYYNRYPPQFKKFTPTCDTNEIQNCSQEQLINTYDNTVLYVDYIVDKAINLLKSHQDKFTTSLVYLSDHGESLGENGVYLHGLPYSIAPDTQKHVPMLIWLSKDYQQRYQVDQACLQKRASTLDYSQDNLFSTMLGLTGVQTTYYQAADDILQPCRRLSE
- the yjdE gene encoding putative APC family putrescine/ornithine transport protein (cryptic; similar to E. coli putative amino acid/amine transport protein, cryptic (AAC77076.1); Blastp hit to AAC77076.1 (445 aa), 94% identity in aa 1 - 445) codes for the protein MSSDADAHKVGLIPVTLMVSGNIMGSGVFLLPANLAATGGIAIYGWLVTIIGALALSMVYAKMSSLDPSPGGSYAYARRCFGPFLGYQTNVLYWLACWIGNIAMVVIGVGYLSYFFPILKDPLVLTLTCVAVLWIFVLLNIVGPKMITRVQAVATVLALVPIVGIAVFGWFWFKGETYMAAWNVSGMNTFGAIQSTLNVTLWSFIGVESASVAAGVVKNPKRNVPIATIGGVLIAAVCYVLSTTAIMGMIPNAALRVSASPFGDAARMALGDTAGAIVSFCAAAGCLGSLGGWTLLAGQTAKAAADDGLFPPIFARVNKAGTPVAGLLIVGVLMTIFQFSSMSPNAAKEFGLVSSVSVIFTLVPYLYTCAALLLLGHGHFGKARPLYLLITFVAFVYCIWAVIGSGAKEVMWSFVTLMVITALYALNYNRIHKNPYPLDAPVKQD
- the adiY gene encoding transcriptional activator of adiA (AraC/XylS family; similar to E. coli putative ARAC-type regulatory protein (AAC77077.1); Blastp hit to AAC77077.1 (253 aa), 79% identity in aa 1 - 253), translated to MRICSNEPCIVLLTEKDTWLRVNGKEPISLKANHMAILACENNVIDISSLNSVLVIQVSRNNIKDYLQFLNKDLSHLPVWQRNADPLLTANCLTPDIFRVAARYSAMEAPDEIVSERTRALLFTVLSRFLDHKKFISLLMHMLRSRISDSVYHIIQSDIHKDWNLSAVASCLCLSPSLLKKKLKNENTSYSQIITTCRMRYAVNQLLMDGKNISQVSQLCGYNSTSYFISVFKEFYGMTPLHYVSQHRERSAA
- the adi gene encoding arginine decarboxylase (catabolic; inducible by acid; similar to E. coli biodegradative arginine decarboxylase (AAC77078.1); Blastp hit to AAC77078.1 (756 aa), 92% identity in aa 1 - 756), whose protein sequence is MMKVLIVESEFLHQDTWVGNAVERLADALSQQNVTVIKSTSFDDGYAILSANEAIDCLMFSYQMEQPDEHLSVRQLIGKLHERQQNVPVFLLGDREKATASLDRDLLELVDEFAWILEDTADFIAGRAVAAMTRYRQQLLPPLFNALMKYSDIHEYSWAAPGHQGGVGFTKTPSGRFYHDYYGENLFRSDMGIERTTLGSLLDHTGAFGESEKNAARVFGADRSWSVVVGTSGSNRTIMQACMTDNDVVVLDRNCHKSIEQGLILTGAKPVYMVPSRNRYGIIGPIYPQEMQPETLQKKISASPLTKTKAGQKPSYSVVTNCTYDGVCYNAKEAQDLLAKTSDRIHFDEAWYGYARFNPIYCDHYAMRGEPGDHNGPTVFATHSTHKLLNALSQASYIHVREGRGAVNFSRFNQAYMMHATTSPLYAICASNDVAVSMMDGNSGLSLTQEVIDEAVDFRQAMARLYKEFTDEGDWFFKPWNKDVVTDPQTGKTYDFADAPAKLLATDQNCWVMRPGETWHGFKDLPDNWSMLDPIKVSILAPGMGDDGELEASGVPAALVTAWLGRHGIVPTRTTDFQIMFLFSMGVTRGKWGTLINTLCSFKHHYDANTPLAQVMPELVQDYPDTYANMGIHDLGDKMFAWLRENNPGARLNAAYSTLPVAEITPRDAYNAIVNNNIEMVAIENLPGRIAANSVIPYPPGIPMLLSGENFGDENSPQVGYLRSLQSWDHHFPGFEHETEGTEIIDGVYHVMCVKA